The Trichoderma breve strain T069 chromosome 2, whole genome shotgun sequence DNA segment ggAGGCACAGCTGGCTCAGCACTAGCGACTAGGCTAAGCCAAGGCCTGCCAGATAAAACCATCCTGCTGATCGAGGCCGGCCCTGAGGCGTTGGACGAAGATCGCATAAATATCCCCGGTATGAAGGGGTCGACGCTCGGCACTCTTTATGATTGGAATTTTACGACTGTACCGCAAACTGGACTTAATGGGCGAGTTCTCGGAGCCAACAGAGGCAAAGTGCTTGGAGGAAGCTCAGCATTGAACTTGATGACATGGGATCGATCCGCCGCTGAGGAATACGACGGCTGGGAGCAACTCGGCAACCCATCTTGGAACTGGAAGAATATGATCGCCGCAATGAAGGACGTGGAGACCTTTACCGGTATCAACTCATCCAACTATGGCGACCAAGGAGTTGGCACCAGTGGACCAATCCATACCATAATAAATAGGGTTATACCCGCGCAGCAGGAGCTCTGGTTGCAATCTATGGCTGATCTAGGGATCCCGCATAACTTGAATTCCTTAGGTGGCAATCCTATAGGGTATATGAACCAGCCTAGCAACATCGATTCTCGAACATGGACGAGGTCATACGCCGCTAATGCTTATATCCCGAAATCGGGAAGCAACTTACATCTGCTACTAGAGACGCGCGTAGCCAAAGTGAATTTACGGAAGGGTCGAAATTCATATACTGCAACCGGTGTTACGCTGCAAGACGGCACCATTATCAGCGCCAGAAGAGAGGTTATTCTATCTTGTGGCGCTATCCAAAGCCCTGGCCTGCTAGAACTGTCCGGCATAGGTAGCAAGGTGGTGCTATCTAAGGCCGGTATAGATCAGATTATTGACCTTGAGGGTGTAGGGGAGAATTTGCAGGACCACGTTCGGTACCAAGCATCATACCAATTGAAGGACAATTTTACATCGTTTGACATACTCAAGTACAACACCACATATGCGGCCACACAGCTGGCATTATGGCACGCAAACCAGACTTCTTTATATGACTACACTGGTAGTGGATACAGTTATCTGAACTGGCACCAGGTGGTGGGCAATATGGCTGCGAAGCTCAATTCTCTCGCCCAGAATGTGGTACTTTCCCTTGGGTCTGTTGTCGATAAGAAAAAGCTACAGTACATTGGATCACTTTTATCGCCGCAAGTGGAAGTCATTTTCTCAGATGGCTACACTGGAGTGAAGGGATACCCTACCGTCGGCTCTCCTCTGTATGGAAAGGGCTTCTTCACGCTTATTGGCGTCGTTATGCATCCTCTCAGCCGCGGCAACATTCATATAACTTCTGCCGATGTCGATACAAAACCGCAAATTGACCCACAATATCTATCTAACGAGTACGACGTGCAGGCAGCTATCGAGGCTATCAAATACTGCCGTAAGATTGCAAACTCGTCGCCGCTCTCTTCAGCATGGGTATCCGAGTTCGAACCGGGGATGGCTGTACAGACGGATGAGGACTGGCGTCAGTACGTTCTCAACACTACACTTTCTATATATCATCCTGTTGGGACATGCGCAATGCTCCCCAAGAAAGACGGCGGAGTGGTAAACCCAGAGCTGATCGTTTACGGCACCAACAATCTGCGCGTTGTGGACGCAAGCATCATACCCGTTCTTCCGTCTGCACACATTCAAACAGCAGTCTACGGCATCGCCGAGCGTGCGGCTCGATTTGTTATACAGAAGTCATAGCTTTATCAGGCTgtatcatgatgaagatgttcGGACGGGTGTTGAAACTTTAGCTTAAATATTTATGACTGCGTCGACATCTAATATAACATTGACTCTATGTTTGGAAAGGTAGCCACTATATGAGACTACTCACATTTGCAATATATGTACAGTGGCCAAATTAAATTGAGATAAAACGAGTATATAACCACTTCTCACACCTGTCATGATAAGATGAAATAAGCCGTCGATCACATCATTTGGGGTGCTCCATTGTGGCTGGTATGAGGTCGGTAAATGCGAGTCTGAGTGAACTTCTTGGAGTCATTGACAGCTGAGGCGAAGTCATTTTGCTAAGTCAACTTCTAAAACCACCTTAATAGCTGGCGATTCCATAGCTGGTTGTCACTACCATTGATTGACACTAGAGTCAAGGAACGTCAGTAGCTCCCTTGCATCGCGCAATATGCTAAATCgatataatatatataaccGAAAAAACGGTAAACGAAAGTTTATCTTATCATATACTTCACAAATTATCATTTCATTCATAAGCCCCGTACAATTCGCTCAATGTGAGCCAAATCCCCTGATTGCTCGCATAGTTGCCGAAAGAAGGCACCATCGCCTCGCTTTTGGAAAAGCTCAGCGACGGATCCCTGTTCTACAATCCGACCAGAATCCAAGACCATCACACGATCATAATCTGCAATAGTCAGGAGGCGATGGGCGATGGTTAAAACAGTTATTCCATCCGCAATACTAGATCGCAGCCCTGCCTGGATCAAAGCATCCGTGGCATGATCAATGGATGCCGTGGCTTCATCGAGAATGAGAATCCGAGAGCGACGGAGCAGTGCCCGCGCGATGCAAACCAATTGGCGTTGGCCCATTGATAAGGCCGCAGCCGGATGGTCTAGATCTCCAGAGGGTAGAGATTGGAAGAACTGTAACCTTCGTAGCACATCATGAATATCATCGTCCGAATAATGGTTCAACGGATCCAGATTATGGCGCAAGCTGCCTCCAAAAAGAGTAGGATCTTGTGGTACCACAGTTACTGCGCGTCGTAAACGCACCAAGTTCACTGAGGCAATACTTATGCCATCAATCGTGATGCGGCCGGTGTCAGCTTCCACTGCTCGAATAAGGGCCAGCGCCAATGTACTTTTGCCCGCCCCGGTACGCCCGACCACCGCTACTCGTTGTCCACCATGCATATCGAGATTTAAATCAAACAGAGCTGGACTGAGCTCCGGAGCATACCGTGCAGTATATCCTTGGAAACGCACATGGCCGTGGATAGGCCACTGTGGTGACAGGTCGTAGGACGATGGCTCGAGTGGTTCACTCGGCTCACGCTTGATCTCTGTGTATTCCACAATCCGCTCGACTGAGTTAAAGCTCTGCTGAACTATCGCATATAATTGGACAAACCAAAGCACATTATCACTGAAAGTGGCAGCGTAAGTGAGTACAAGGCCAGCAATCCCTGCATTCACAGTTCCTCTACCCAAACCCCAAAGCAAGAAAGTTCCTGTGAGCCAAGAAATTAGAGCGCTCAGAGAAGCGATGCGTAATGTCAGCCATTCTTTAGCCGCCCAATTCAGAACGTAAGGTTGATTGTATccgtcgatgaagacgtgATTTTCTTCTGTAAATCGATTTGCGTGTCCATACGCACGCACGCTGACATATCCCGCAAGTGCCTCTCCAAAGTGCTGATACAGTGGAGATCTTTGAACAGACTCAATTCTTTTCAGATCCCGTGCACTGTTGATGTATATAAGAGTGATGATATAATAGGCCAAGCAAATTATGACTGCTGCGGGAATAAATAGAGGTATCGTAATAGAAATTAGTATAATAACTGTGCTCAGCGAACAGAATGTAAAAAATGTGCTCATCGAGTGAGGAGCCACTTCTTGGTCAACTGCTTCCACATCTCTGGAGAAACGATTCGTGATTTGACCAAACGGAATCTTGTCAAAGAATATTAGGGGCGCATGAATAATTGAGTCTAGTAAGCGGTCGAATATTTGAGCTGAGGCTTTGAGTGCTCCAGAGAATGTCGTGAGATCGCGAACAAATGAGACAAGTACGTATGCCACGCAGATGAGACCATACACTGCAAGGTAGTAAACAGATTTCACATGAGACATTGGTGACGTTTCCTCTGCCTCGTCGAACTCGTGAGCCCATACCTTGATCCAGAGGTTTGTTCCGAGAGATGTAATTTGCTGAAGACCAAATGCAAAGAACACAACTGCCCAAAACCACCGCCCCCCCATAGATTTGAGGTAGACTCTTATCACAGACAGAGAAACAGCTCCTGTCATCTGATCTTCGCTGTATATCGATTCATCTTTAGTCTCTGAGACTACATTTATATTTCCAATCCAGCTGTCTGACGAGTCTGTTTCAGAGGCTCCGAGCGAAAGTAAAGGAGATGCAACTATTTGTGGGTGATGTGTAAAGTCTATCGGCCTGAACCCGTGTTTCGCTATTACAGCCAGCGTGTTCTCCCCAGTGAAATCTAATTGCATAAGCTCTGAAGCAGTTCCTTGCCGCTTTACGATGCCATTCTCCAGGAAGACCGCATAGTCGCAATAAGGGAGAACAAGTTGAGAATGATGTGTCGCAAGAATACATGTTCTGCCTTCCATCAAGGGACCTTTAATTGCGTGAAAAAGTATATGTCTTCCAGTACGTGAGTCCAGCGCACTGAGACAATCATCCAAAAGAAGGAATTGAGCGTAACTGTACAATGCTCTTGCTAATGCAACTCTTTGTTTCTGACCACCAGACAAGCGACTACCGCGCTCACCCGCAATAGCAAGATCGCCGTTCTCAAATACCGCGAGGTCGCGGCTTAGGGCCACAGCATCAAGGACCATCTTGTAACGGTGACTTTGGAAGTGCAGCCCAAACAAGATATTAGCTCGAATAGTCTGGTTCATTATCCAGGGCTCTTGTGGACAGTATGCTACATCGCTGATTGAAGTATCATCGCCGATCGGCTGCTCTGCAAGCGGTAGATGTACACGGCCTCGCAGGAGTTCCATCTCCCCCAACAGCGCTAGCAGCAGTGACGACTTTCCTGATCCACTGGGGCCGCAAACTAGATTGAGGCCATTCTTGTGAAATTTTATTTCAAGATTTGATAAACGAAATTCGTGCGTAGGCGGATTTTCAGCTGGTTGAATGTCTTCTCCGGCACCGATACCCACAACGTCTTGGACTGACCATTCAAGGGTAGCATTATCGAAGCCAATCATTCGCGCATCACTTCCCATTAACTGTTCTTCTCGGCTggtctctttctctttcaagaACTTCTCAATCCGGCCGATGGAGACCTGTGCCTGAAGAATGAACGATATCATGGACGACATTCTATCCAATGGAATGCGTAAGACTGCGAAGATGGCTAGGGCAGGGAAGGCGACTTTGGTTTCTAACTTTTGTTTTTCGACAATCGTATAGATAAACAACGTTAGAATTGTAGTGATGAAAGGCAAGGAATAGAATACAGTCATGGATATCGACCACCAGAAAAAACGAACCCGCAGCTCCGAGAGCTCAGTCGTTCGCAACAGGCGAATTTTTCTCCGAAATTCCTCTTCCCAAGCGCAAAGTTTGATGACGCGGATGTTGGTAATGAGTTCGTTGCTTGCTTGAACACGAGCATCGGCTGCGCTCAGCACTTTCATTTGCGCTGCTACCTGGCGTTTTGAGACCAAAACATTTAGTGGCAGAAGAGCAATCATTAGCATCACGCCAAGAATGCCACTAGAACCCAGTATGCTATACAGCGATAGAGATGCGACCGAAACCTGGAGAGGGAAATTGACCCATGTGAGGTGCATGTGTGCACTAACTTCACTAACATTAGCCGCATCTACGGCCATTAAATTGAGAATTGTTCCATCGGTAGCATGAATGTCCTCAGAAGAATCGCCTTCCTCCGATGATGATTTTGTAGGCCTTGAGATCCTTTTTTTGAGTACTTTCGAAAATATCTGGTCGATCAGGATAGCCCGCAGTCTTACACTGATTTTGCGACCGAGCCATTCACACTGACAATCTGCAATACCCGTCACGATTCCAGCAACCAGAAGCCCCCCAACACAAAGCCAGGCATTGTTTTGGGACATGGTGCTTGGCGAATCAAGGTAATCAAGAATGTATCGAAGGAGAAACGCCGGGCAGAAGCTGGTTAAGCTAAAGAGAACTGCCCACGCACCCTGATTAAACAAGTCATGTTTTGTAAAGTGATAGAGTCTCCAAACAAGTTTCAGTGTTGCAGGCGTGACTTTACTGAATAGCCGACTTGTAATTCTGGCTGTGTCATCCCAGTTAAGCTCGTGCAGGTCAGAAGTACTCAGATGAGCTCTAAAGGCTTTCCAAATAACAGAGCCTACCCATGAAAAAGTCCAGCGTGATATCAAACTTGCTGAGGTTTCTTCGCTTAAATGAATTGATGCAGAAAGTCCTCCTGAAATGGCTTCCACAATAATATTTGGTGCTGTGACATGGAGCAGAAGAACAAGTGTAAAAAGGACCCCCAAAAGAATATTTACAAGAGCCCTGGCCTTGGCGGGCTGCTCACTGCCAGTCGATAGGACGATAAAGACGAGACAGAGCCAGTATAATATGTAAATCACACTAGAGTGAGATCGAATGCGCTTCATAACTCCTGGTTCCACAGGCAGATTCCATTGCCGTACGCACCACATGACAAGATTATATGCCGACATAAAGAGAAGTCCAAGCGGAGAGATGCTGTCTGATCTTCGTTCCACGAACAAAACGAAGGAAAAGAGTATGGCTGTGATTGCCGCAAGGAGTAAACCTTCAAGGCGGCTGAGCCACCAGCCATGGGTGGCAATTAATGACAGGGCGTTTGCGACAGTTCGCTGATGATTGGTATCAGGATCGGAGCTTGCTAACGGTACAAACCCCTCTGGTTGTCGTCGGAGATGTCGCCAAGATTGGAATGcagacaacagcagcagcgccaacgATACGCTTACCGCCGCGAATGGAACTAGGTTTCCCAAGTACTGCTCTTGAACGCAAGTTGAAAACCGGCCATTTTCCCAAAGTGGAACGGAACAAGTAAGAAGTAAAGGAGCCATCTTTTTGTTATAAACGGAGACAGCGATTACAGAACATGAGATATGGGTATATTCTAAGAAGCCGGCGAAATGTTGCGACTGGCGCTATAAGTACTGAGATTTGCTTATGCAGCACTTTAGCAATTGCCAGGGATAAATCCCGTTGCCTTGAGCAAGGCGGATAAAATCCCCAGGCTACCGATATTTGTATTGTCAACTTTAGCTAAATAGATTCCAGGCAACAGCTCATCAGCTGGTTAACATTACGCTCAGTGGGTTTCTATTATAATACCTGAAAGCTTGTTGGGAACAAAGGGATGCTTATATTGGTACTATTTGTTCTTATCTCTGCCTTCGTTCAAGTATCTGAAGCATTACTATACAACGATTGGAATCTTTCAATCATTCTGAAAAGCCTGCCACCTTTGCGCTATTTTCTCACCCTGGCTCGAAAACTTGCATGTAAGTTCAGTGTTGGCTGTGAATTGTGTTGGTTGTGCCGTTACATGTGCCCGCTGATTACAAATAGTCTCATAATGACGGCTGCCTTAGAGCAAACAAATAATAGGGAACTTAGGTAATGATTCTTATTTATGCCGTAGTTCCACACGATAGAGTCAAGATAAGCGGCCTGATACTAGCCCAGCGTTAATATCGAGTCGTGAAAGTAGCTGAAGGCGAGCGTTGGAAAGTGGAGAGGAAAGGCTTTGTGCAGCCACTTCAGGATTATCTCCATCGGCTGACTACAGAGTACAATTGATCAAATTCTTCCAGCAAACCAAATTTTAGTCACTAAGCACAACTTTTTGTATGGATTTATGctaaaaaaaattctttgTACTCTTTAGGTATTGTTGAACATGTATTTTAATGCACGAAAGAAGTTGGGTTTAGATATACAAATATGCTAAGTACAACAGTCAACTGCAGCCGAATCTTTATCGGTCATACTTTATCTGCTTCCGCCAATGGTATGGCCTGACCTCTAAGGTTGAATTCGATCGGCCGTTCCCGATCGGAATAAGGCAACGGGTGATATTGGATGTTGTGCCAAGAGCAGAGACAGGGCCTTTCACTTAACTGGTCGTCGCAGCTTTTTTACCATTATCCTCGCAATGAATATAACTTTTGGACAACGCTCAATGTATTTGTTACGGAATTGATGAGACTCAAGATTTATGGTGAGATATTGTCCAGCGCTGCCATCAGAGGTTACAAATTTAAGTCTTCCTATTTTTACCGTAGAATATTGCTATTTTTACTATAGTAGTCTGTGCCCGTGCTGAAGGTAATACGCACACGCTACTATTCTCACGAAGCCACACCCAAGCAAAGTACAACACTTGACCATATTATATACATTTTTTAATATGATACAGGACTATAATGTTACAATTTCTTTACCATAGTTAACGAGGAGCTCCCACTTATGTATAAATTATTAAGCTACGAAAACTATAAGAGGATCATTGCTAACATCCGCCATAGCCCCCTTTACAGCGAGACTAGCGATAGCTTCAGCCGCGTTGGAGATCAACTCCAAAACCGATCCCGAGGCCAAGTCTGAAGCTGAGGAAGTTATCAAGATCCTCCCAACCTGGAATTGGCAAGCTGTATGAACTGGCCAGCCCGTGAGAGGTGCTGGCATTAAATTATAAATGCCAGAGATGCGTTTTTAAAAGAAATGGCAATGTAAGATGTCCAGCCGAACCGGGACTTGAAATGAGAGTTATGATGAATAATCCAAGCCAAGACGCAAGATTCGTTAGCTTGGGTTTTGTAACGTCTGATATGAATTGTGGTTCAATGAAAGATCTTGTGGACGAAAGGGGAGGTCTTGTAtggaaggaagaagaaaaaaaggttaGCCTAAATATGCTTCCAAAGCTACAATAAATAGGTAGCGTGTAACAGATTTCGTGTAACTAAGCCGCTCTTTTCAAGCTCAGACAGTAAATATATCCACCGGTACTCCGTAGTTCCCGAATATGCAATGCTACACCATATCTGCGTCGGATTGGGTCGCATAAACCCAAGCTTTGACGCTAAGAGTGTACCACTTATACGCTCAGTCACCAGGGTAATACGCTCATTTGCCAAGGTGGGCTACGTTGCCATAGGGGAATGAATGCCAAATAATCCATACCTGATCTCGCATCAATGTGGAGCTTGTATTGTAGTATTTGAAACCACCTGATTCCAGTTACCGGTCATTTAGCTCTAACTGCTACCCAAGATTTGGGAAATCAACCGAGCTATACGGATCCATTAGAGAGTAATAGAGTTATTACAAGGAAACGTAAAGGCGGAGTCGTATTCGCGTCTCGTGAGTTACTTAACCTCTCGCTTGCGCAGCCAGCTAGCGTGTACTATGTAGGTATTCTGGTATTCTGAATTGTGGGTTAGATGTACTCGTCAGTTTATTTGTCCGCTAACCTGACATGATTGATACTTTTTGAGAGGGGAGTCCAGTACGATGGAAGACGCCTTCCAATAGTAGAGTGTTGTAAGCATGCTCTATGGCCACTTGTTCAAGACAGGAGTTTGTAAATATATTCGGGATACGATACCTGTTTCGAGCAATCAAACCACCTAAAGATACAATATTCGAGTCTGACAATTGCGGCTTGGAAAGTGGAACCCACAGGATTCTTTCAACGACGATCTCTTGCTAGGCAGCCGGCTCGGAACTCCCGATCGAGTACTCCAAGAGTAAACAAAATCCTTCAGCGGGGATGATCATCAGGCTATACTAGGATAGGAAGCTATGACAAAATTGAAACGGGCCGCGAGATGGTGTTTAAGCATATTATGGGGTAAACGTTCATGCTCGCAGCCTTAGGCCGCATGTTTCCTTGCCTCCAGATATAAAAACTACCAGTCTCCCTGTCAATGCTGCTGATGATTGTATTTATATCACCTTGTCCAGCATTAGCCCGCTATTAAGAATGTTTTCCTCAAAAATATTTCTAGCTTTACTCATTCCTCTCGGAGTTCTAGGCACTCCTGCCAGTCTCGATCAACGATCACCCGGCATCGTGACTCAGGCTGGCTCGCCTAATGTTATAGACACAAATGGAGTATATATTCGGGCAAGCTCCACCAACAATGGAGGTTTGATTGCGGGTTATACCGCCCATGAAAACAACCAAAGCATTCTTAGGCTTGCTGGCTCCAGTGATGGCGGTACTTCATGGCACTTTGTTGGCGAAGTCTACCGTGCCGATTCAACTGCTCATGACGTTGATAACGCTATGCCCCTGCAGCTTCCCAGTGGACGTATCGTATACGCCTATCGAAACCATGATCGCTCAGGAGGCTCTTACACATATTACCGAATTACTGTTTCATACTCCGATGATGGTGGCGCCAGCTTTCTTTACCTATCGACCGtggagcagcaagcagccaCCCCAGGTACCCCTAATGGCCTCTGGGAACCTTTTCTCCGTCTTGCTGCAGACGGTTCGCTACAGTGCTACTACTCCGCTGAGAACAATGCTAATGACCAAGATGGCTACATGAAGCGCTCCACTGACGGAGGGCTGACTTGGTCGAACTGGATCAAGGTCTCTGGAGGTGATCGCACATCGCGCGATGGAATGATTGGCGTCGCGAATATCAATAATTCTGGTAATCTAATGTGAGCTTACACTGCCGTCTGTTAACAATGATACTGTTGTaaactaataataattcGTATAATTAGTGCCGTTTTCGAGAATACAGAGTCAGGTCCCTTCTCTATCGACTATGTCTTGTCGCATGATGATGGTAACTCATGGGGACAGCGAGCGCGTCTCTATACGGCGCGCAATGGGAAGAATGCAGGGGCTCCCCAGGTTGTCAATGTTGGTGGCACCCTCGTTACAAGCTTTATGACAAACGAGGATGTGGCCGGCACCGGTGGCAATGGTATCGATGGAGCCCAGATGAAAGTTGTTACTAGCACGGACGGAGGCTCTACCTGGAGCGGAACCACTATCACTGGTGATGCGGGCTCGCACTGGCCCGGGCTGTATACCGTCGATCAAACGCATTTCCTCGCACTCTATACTAAAGATGGCTTGGGAGCAGTCAGTCAAGAGTACCAACTGGTCAATTGAGTACGGTCTACATGGAGCGATTTAAATACACATTTCATGAAGCAGTACGATAATACACAAAGTCGCAGTTATAGTAACTCAATTGTAGCACTATCTGTGTTTGTGTTATGACAGCAATTGCGCTATTGATAAGGAGGGGGCTCACGATGTGCAATCATTACATTTAAGATTTAGTTTCTGGCAGCCAAAGAAAATACTTGGAGACTACCTCAGACATATTAACGATAGGAACAAACCCATTTATTGCTGCGTCAGCCCGCAAACATTCTCCCTAGTCAACCGGTTTCAGTGGCGACTGAGCTTGCAGTTGAGCAAGGTGAACCATTTAGTCTCAAGTTTTCCCAGTCGCACTGCACAAAGTCACGTATATCCCGTCAGTCTTTTGTCCTTTTGTATGTTTCGTCGTGATGTTTGTCTGTCCATGGGCGACATTGAGCCATATGATGctctgtttctcttctcaatGACGTCCATGTGGAGTCTTGATCTCGAGATCGGCGTACAGGAGTGAGGTTAACCTCGTTTTTCCGTTGGCCGCTGTAGCTGTTGATTTGCCAGAAATATCCCGAGGGCCAGCTACAACGCACGACGATACGAGGATGTGAGTCTTCAACTTACACTAATGGTGGCTATATACGTAATCCAATTGCACAACAATGTTCCGAGCCTAGCACTGAACATAAGATCTCATTATGTTTCTTTATTTGAGCCTCATCTAAATCTAGATCCGGATCCATGCTTAGTGATTGGTCGCTTGATTAGATGTGTGCTTGGCTTAACGCCGCATCGCCTCCCGAAGCAACAGCCCGCGCGGGATGGGAGTACGGTTTTAGATGCCGCGACACACCTAGGCCGGCTCGTAGCATCTGATCCACTGCGGAGGCATCGCTTACTTGCAGAGGAATCGCCGCTAATGTTCTTTTCCAGTCTGATGCAACATGGAACAGCACCTAATCGCATTGTTCCTCGTGTATTATACAGACTGTTCTGAACAATTTTCCTCATGTAAGCATGTAAGTGAAGCGATCAGCAATCTTCATATGAACGAGAATTTCGATTGACAATATGAGTCACGCGAGCGAATTGAAATCTGCGATCCAAGTCGATTTAAGTGGACCGAGTTGCCGAGTTGCCATGTTTTCCGCGTTTTCCGTTGTGTGCGCCGGCCGATAAGAgttttttctctctgttTTTGCACGAGTCGAGTTTCAAGATCTTTCTTATCTGTCCATtacttcctttttctttctttctttctttcgttttctcatttcttcatttttatTTTCGTTTTTGCTTCCCCTCTTTTTGCCTCCGCGCGAATGAGTCTCGTTCCCTCCATCCAACATTGCACCGATGGAGAAGGCCGAGAATGACACAGCAACTGATGGCTCTAAGCCCACGTTAGAGAGCCAAATCTCAGAAGGGGTTGTGGCGCCCCCTAGCGGGTTCATCGCTCGCGTCAACCAGCGAATTCTCAGCCTTAAGCATTTCGAGGCTCGCGGAATCGAGCGAGTGCCAGTCACGGAGCGATTAGAGAAAGTTGGTGCCTCCAGCTACATGCAGATGACGATGTTATGGTTCAGTTCCAACATCACTGCCAACAACATGGCCGTTGGCATGCTTGGACCACTTGACTATTCTCTAGGCTTCACGGATGCAGCGCTATGCGCAACTTTTGGCGCCATCTTAGGAGCTATGGGAGTTGCCTATATCAGCACGTTTGGCCCAGTCAGCGGGAATCGCACCATGGTATGAAAAGAGtgtttccctttccctcttctttaTTTTAACCCTCAGGGCTTGCGTGGGCCAACCCAATAATCTCCCTATGGCTCTGATTGTTTATGCTCTTAGGTTTTGGCGAGGTATTTTATGGGCTATTGGCCCAGCAAGATTTGCACCATCCTGAACATTGTGATTATGTTGGGTTATGGCATGATTGATTGCCTTGTCGGTGGACAAATCCTATCCGCAGTCGCTGATGGCCACCTCACCGTCAttgtcggcatcatcatAATTGCCGTCATTTCCTGGATTATTGTGCTTTTTGGCATGTCAATCTTCCAGACATACGAAAGGTAGGTAGACTGACTCCCTTTTCTATCGCTTGCCCGTCGAAGTTAGTGCCTTGGAGATTGACTGAATGGCGCAACTCTAGATGGGCATGGCTTCCGCAGCTCATTGCAGCCTTTATTTTGGTTGGTTCTGCTGGCCCTAAATTTGACACCTCCATCCAGTCAACTGGGAGCACTTCGACCATTAATGGCAACcgcctctctttcttctccctttgccTGTCCTCGACCGTAGCTTGGGCCCCCGCGGGAGCAGACTTTTACGTATACTATCCCGAAAACACGAAGAAATGGAAGACGTTCGCGATGACGACCGCGGGCGTCGGTCTGGCGATGGCTTTTGCCAACCTCCTAGGTGTTGGCCTTGCTTCTGGCACTTTTACTGACACATCATGGAGCGCTGCAAACGATGTGTCGTCTGGAGCCCTTGTTGTTGCAGGCTACCAAGGGCTGGGAGGGTTTGGAAAATTTCTCGGCGTGATTGTTGCCCTCGGCCTTGTTGCGAACAATATCCCCGGGACATATTCTGCCGCTCTATGTTTCCAAGTGCTAGGTCGATACGGTGCGCGAATACCCCGCTGGATCCTTTCATGTGTTGGTGTTGTCATCTACACTGTATGTGCTTTGGGTGGGCGCAACAACCTTTATGATATCTTTGAGAACTTTTTAGCTCTGATGGGCTACTGGGTTACAATCTTTCTAGTAATCACTTTGGAAGAACATTTGATATTCCGCAAAACCCGCGGGTTTGACTGGACGGCTTGGTCTGATCCAAAACGGTTGCCGCTTGGCCTTGCTGCATTCACAGCGTTTATCATTGGATGGGTCGGAGCAATCCTATGCATGTACCAGATTTATTATGTTGGTCCTATTGCTAAGCTCGCC contains these protein-coding regions:
- a CDS encoding ABC transporter domain-containing protein encodes the protein MCVIYILYWLCLVFIVLSTGTPNIIVEAISGGLSASIHLSEETSASLISRWTFSWVGSVIWKAFRAHLSTSDLHELNWDDTARITSRLFSKVTPATLKLVWRLYHFTKHDLFNQGAWAVLFSLTSFCPAFLLRYILDYLDSPSTMSQNNAWLCVGGLLVAGIVTGIADCQCEWLGRKISVRLRAILIDQIFSKVLKKRISRPTKSSSEEGDSSEDIHATDGTILNLMAVDAANVSVASLSLYSILGSSGILGVMLMIALLPLNVLVSKRQVAAQMKVLSAADARVQASNELITNIRVIKLCAWEEEFRRKIRLLRTTELSELRVRFFWWSISMTVFYSLPFITTILTLFIYTIVEKQKLETKVAFPALAIFAVLRIPLDRMSSMISFILQAQVSIGRIEKFLKEKETSREEQLMGSDARMIGFDNATLEWSVQDVVGIGAGEDIQPAENPPTHEFRLSNLEIKFHKNGLNLVCGPSGSGKSSLLLALLGEMELLRGRVHLPLAEQPIGDDTSISDVAYCPQEPWIMNQTIRANILFGLHFQSHRYKMVLDAVALSRDLAVFENGDLAIAGPLMEGRTCILATHHSQLVLPYCDYAVFLENGIVKRQGTASELMQLDFTGENTLAVIAKHGFRPIDFTHHPQIVASPLLSLGASETDSSDSWIGNINVVSETKDESIYSEDQMTGAVSLSVIRVYLKSMGGRWFWAVVFFAFGLQQITSLGTNLWIKVWAHEFDEAEETSPMSHVKSVYYLAVYGLICVAYVLVSFVRDLTTFSGALKASAQIFDRLLDSIIHAPLIFFDKIPFGQITNRFSRDVEAVDQEVAPHSMSTFFTFCSLSTVIILISITIPLFIPAAVIICLAYYIITLIYINSARDLKRIESVQRSPLYQHFGEALAGYVSVRAYGHANRFTEENHVFIDGYNQPYVLNWAAKEWLTLRIASLSALISWLTGTFLLWGLGRGTVNAGIAGLVLTYAATFSDNVLWFVQLYAIVQQSFNSVERIVEYTEIKREPSEPLEPSSYDLSPQWPIHGHVRFQGYTARYAPELSPALFDLNLDMHGGQRVAVVGRTGAGKSTLALALIRAVEADTGRITIDGISIASVNLVRLRRAVTVVPQDPTLFGGSLRHNLDPLNHYSDDDIHDVLRRLQFFQSLPSGDLDHPAAALSMGQRQLVCIARALLRRSRILILDEATASIDHATDALIQAGLRSSIADGITVLTIAHRLLTIADYDRVMVLDSGRIVEQGSVAELFQKRGDGAFFRQLCEQSGDLAHIERIVRGL
- a CDS encoding GMC oxidoreductase domain-containing protein, coding for MTRSILKAWLVAAVAASIATAGSNSDQLQVYDYVVVGGGTAGSALATRLSQGLPDKTILLIEAGPEALDEDRINIPGMKGSTLGTLYDWNFTTVPQTGLNGRVLGANRGKVLGGSSALNLMTWDRSAAEEYDGWEQLGNPSWNWKNMIAAMKDVETFTGINSSNYGDQGVGTSGPIHTIINRVIPAQQELWLQSMADLGIPHNLNSLGGNPIGYMNQPSNIDSRTWTRSYAANAYIPKSGSNLHLLLETRVAKVNLRKGRNSYTATGVTLQDGTIISARREVILSCGAIQSPGLLELSGIGSKVVLSKAGIDQIIDLEGVGENLQDHVRYQASYQLKDNFTSFDILKYNTTYAATQLALWHANQTSLYDYTGSGYSYLNWHQVVGNMAAKLNSLAQNVVLSLGSVVDKKKLQYIGSLLSPQVEVIFSDGYTGVKGYPTVGSPLRGNIHITSADVDTKPQIDPQYLSNEYDVQAAIEAIKYCRKIANSSPLSSAWVSEFEPGMAVQTDEDWRQYVLNTTLSIYHPVGTCAMLPKKDGGVVNPELIVYGTNNLRVVDASIIPVLPSAHIQTAVYGIAERAARFVIQKS